The nucleotide window GTGAGATACTGAACAGGAAAGAGTGagatgagacttttttttttggaggagactgagtcctcacagaggacgagctgcttggaggagactgagtcctcacaggagacgagctgcttggaggagaccgagtcctcacaggggacgagctgcttggaagaaactgagtcctcacaggggacaaatggcttggaggagactgagtcctcacaggggacgagctgcttagAGGAGACCGAGttctcacaggggacgagctgcttggaggagactgatgcCGTGTCCTGTCTCCATCTTCCTGTGTCtgaagagacaaacacacagtgagacCCGTCTCATAAAAGGAATCTATAATCAATATTACTTTcgtgtttaaacctgaataaatcctctattaaaccaataaaaacattttaacaagttatcacaatttatatttgagtaaatatttaaacactttgtcttttcttaacaagtcaagtgaagtttatttgtatagtgcttttcacaacagacattgtctcaaagcagctttacacatatcaacagtgaaggtgaatggtgtgtatttatccctgatgagcagccgtggcgactgtggcaaggaaaaactcccttagatgtaatgagaaagaaaccttgagaggaaccagactcaaaaggggaacccatcctcatctgggtgacatcacgaGTTTGATCATTAatttttcaacaatacagaacactggagagggagaactaacatgagtactggagtataagattataagtaatgttctttctacagtcttatgcAGTCTTAGTcttatggttagtagctcctagttttatgagctcagcatttgtgatcatcacagatccagcatcagcttctccatgccagagcctttaaacactccaggaggtccaatgtcaaaactccacacatgtagcgggatccaaatggcactggtacgtctctagatggttcgggatgtttgcgagttcggcatctacttcttcaaggtccgtaatcatcacgaggtgggacgtgactggagctggccaaacctcagggtgtctcgggatggggagagaaagagaagcagtggagaggaattagcgtagctgctgttcatgatattaacagcacaagttgataatgtgcatgtgatcagatgttctggaagcacaaggttatgatatgcgatgtgtgttatgtgtaggctttgctaaaaagatgtgtttttaacactgtttatcagttcatttctgctgaactgaagccatttttctttcctctcagtttaacagcagttactgaagcacacagaggaacatcTCAGTCATACACCAGGACACATTTCACCaccacatttatacctgtttttacatctttattatttcctagAGTGTTCATTCACtgtataaatgtagataaaaatacagaaacaacattaaaaagcgaaatacaattatttagcaacATTAGCTAGGCTAACTAACCAGCTAGCTATTAttagctttaatagttttcttcctcagtcttaatatcagatttttagtgaactataagtaaacttaTGTACGAATGTAACTTATGTTATcttattaacttaaatatagttttattcatcttttagtcaaaaagtagacgtttataataaactaataaacacaaaagcagcgctagcaaacccggctagcatgaggctaatgatgatgtctcctacaccattagccgaaaggtccatttctgctcactgcaacatttatggaaatattttcactctttattatcattctttatttattttagacaaatgtatccactttttcctgcaagtctgtgatctttatgctaatgatcaggagtaaacacaaaatgaggaacatcgcttttcccctcttcactccggtaccgatgattaataataataataattataataaatgataaactctgtgttttaaagagaataaaatccataaagctcggaAACTCACCATTCCAGGTGTCTACAGTTTGTTtcatcccggcagagggtctttCCCGGCAGtacaaaaatattcattatGGTAAAttcgactccttagattcagttcaagtaaCTCGGTTCAAAAGAGTTCGgttcggtcacttctattcaaaacaatgaggttcAGGAGAGTCGGTTCGCCGTTTCAGCTCGACCGAGCGTGTGGGCGTCGgggtgtgacatcacagtatgACACGCGTTTATAAGTCAgatcatgcttttgtttttcattcgtGAATTTACTCATTGTAAggaaagagacactaaaatggAGCTCTTTAGAAGATTTAGAGAAAAacgcaggagacagaagacatATAAACAGAttaaggaagaggaggagaagctggaacacatgcaGAAAGGAGTTACAGATTGGGATGCATTTCTTAATCTGataatagagaagataacagaagagaaagccattctggtACAGAAGGTGCAAACTCTGGAGGCTACTTTAGCTATGGAGCAAAGCAGCGTGAACAGAACATAAATCATAGAAACGACACACACCTCCAGAACATCAccgagctccagtcttccctgaaactcCACGAGGAACAGGAGAAATCTGTAGaacgtgagagagagacagaacaaaagcaactgcaggaacgtgttgctcagctcgagGCCAGTTtggaatttgagagaaataaatgggaGGAGAAAAGCAAGAAGGACCAACTAGACATGAatgagaggaacaacttaccgCTTCTGACCATCAGAGAACTCCAGGATTCTCTTAATCACTGTGAGGAGAAGAAGGATAGAGCAGAGCATAAGAGAGATCATCTGATGAGATACCAGAAGCTACTGGAGGACATTCAAGAGCTCCAAGAGACCGTGAATCACTTTCGCCTTCTGCTTCAGATGATCAAAAAGACTACAATAAACTCaaacatacaactgagcatatcATTTGAACTCACacctagaggtcgactgatacaGGATGATCAATATATGTTGCTGATTTCATTTGTCCGATATGTTTGGCCAATTATCATCCCCCcttcatctcataaaatctaacagttCATTCATAAGAaatgatacagaaaattgcttaaatgattaattaatttgtattggaagattgtgctgcaaattatgtcaaataaacatttaccattaaaaaaatgtcaatgtcCAGCTGGTTCAGCATCTTCAGCATGAATTCCACTGATGCTTCCAGGTGAGCTCTTTTGGgtaattttcttaaaatataaaagaaactgACTGTAGTCTCAAAAAGTTTGAAGATGCGGAACACAGAcacaagtaatttttttttttactgtttattctttatttttactgatTATCCTTCTGTATCcttcccatgtatctctccagtcttttaacacgctacaatccatcacgctccctgagatctcaaaactctgggcttctagtagttcctagaacagcaaagtccactaaaggcggtagagcatcctcacatttagctcctaaactctggaatagtcttcctgacagtgttcggggctcagacacactctcccagtttaagtgtagattaaaaacgtatctatTTAGCAAAGCTTACACATAACAtatgtctcacatcataaccttgtgctccagaacatctcatcacatgcacattatcaacttgtgctgttaatatcatgaacagcagctcttcttatactccagtgctcatgttagttctcactctccagtgttctgtattgttgaaagatttatgatcaaactcttgatgtacccaaatgaggatgaggttccccttttgagtctggttcctcttaaggtttcttcctcataacatctaagggagtttttccttgccacagtcaccacggctgctcatcagggataaacacacacaattcaccttaactgttgatttctgtaacgctgctttgagacaatgtctgttgtgaaaccCCCAATGTATTATCGATCATGTCATGTGATTTGGTCACATTGAATCTATTTAAATGTCTGCAACCAAAATCAAGAACATCGTCTTCTATCTGAacgtttcttttccttttttaaaggaACTCTGGTAttgaaaaccagcttctggcacttaaaggtgtgtatagtttgaatgtttctgctttcagtgtgtaagacagtacaagcacattattactgcatgatacatTTCTATcaaatcagaggtggcaaaagtacacacatcctttacttaagtagaagtgcagatactcatgttttaaaatactcgggtaaaagttgaagtactgattatacttttttactcaagtgaaagtaaagaagtcttggctctgacatgtacttcagtaaaaagtacttattacttctacctgttttagtgtcacactggtaccTGGACCTCAcctcatattaatattacagtggaacccggttatgtcgccggcatCGAGacaaacgaaaatcaatatggcggcaatatattaacgtgcttgaaatttctttatgtacatgatgtgagttattaaatgagaatgtgcatgcacgtgtttttggaggttttttacacaacagcgttgccgcaatttgtttgatgaaggcatgctataaaaatgtacatacatgtttgctaacaacaaaaggcatatgtgcaccaactaacagcagagatttaccagtatacaatacaaaccaccatccattctccatacaaacctttattatattctccaacattgcaaacacaaagatcgctcacaaaatcacaaaaaacgggcggggtgtagttcgtttttacaaaaagctaaccagtgtcaacattaaattctcgagtcatatcactctgacacacagctctgaaaagtgtcCTACACCAGTAGcatctgtaagacttgatttctccgccacttccgtgagttctgcggctgcacagtgccgtctcactacTGTATTTTCAGATATGAGAcgcaccctgggtgagggggatgtaaaactttctataagaagcatcttatatacgcgaaaatacggtagtgagatggcgacgtggcaaaagccaacgttggtcatgcggatcgagataaacgacgttaagtggcaaatttttccccccttgtgctcgagataatAGGGTTCATCGACATAAAAGATCTGGTGTAGAATACCTGGGGGATTTGggggacatttacatttaacaatgtAAATTCCTGTGTTCACGTTTTCAAGGCCCAGTCTAAAAGgagtaagagaaaataaaacctgtcaattataacacatttttttttattattattacatttgactCTTCTGTTCCTCTAAATTTTGAAATGATGTCTACACCCCTGAATGTGTCAGTAATAACAATACAACTAACATAACAGTCTCCaaactactctgtcctctacaatccacaaactcacaatgtaattgcttctgaccttctctatacttctccatcaacattctcaaagcaaatattgcatctgtggtACCTCACATatctcacagatggtcacctcttctctcagcctggcttccactactctttcccataacttcatggtgtgactgatcaactttaagtcaagtgaagtgtatttctatagcacttttcacaacagacattgtctcaaagcagcttaacagaaatcaacagtgaaggtgaatgatgtgtatttatccctgatgagcagccgtggtgactgtggcaaggaaaaactcccttagatgttatgaggaagaaaccttgagaggaaccagactcaaaaggggaacccatcctcatctgggtacatcaagagtttgatcataaatctttcaacaatatagaacactggagagtgagaactaacatgagcactggagtataagattataagtgatgttctttctgcagtcttctACATTCTTTATGGTtatggccaaacctcaggatggggagagaaagagaagcaatggagagaaattagcgtagctgctgttcatgatattaacagcacaagttgataatgtgcatgtgatcagatgttctggagcacaaggttatgatgtgatgtgtgttatgtgtaggcgtgctaaaaagataagtttttaatctgcacttaaactgggagagtgtgtctgagccccgaacactgtcaggaagactatttcaGAGTTTAGAAGCTAAACTCTGGAACAATCTTATGGACGTGACCTAAAGCTAAATCTTTAGGCCACGTCCATAAatcctcaagttagcagttattaagcccctcatcatgaaacctaatttggatccaaacacgctatcaaattacagacccattttaaatctcccatttatgtctaagattttagaaaagattgtcactgcccagttctgttcccacttacaagagaacaatatctttgaagagttttgGTCAGGTTATAGGCCccatctcatttacaatcaataaaaaataatcagtgcAAGTGATctgatgtttaaaaacaaactttagaacttttggtgtttgcttatcttgcatttttcagttttaactgcaataagattatttctggatcttgtgtatttaattcttggttttactacatgaggaatagatacggtttctataaactgggctgtgtgtgaacttgtaactatttggttgttgtataaatgttctcatagtcgtaaatttcctgatgtcttaccagtcagatgttgtgaagtatcctagagatgttatctgatagcactgctgctccaactctgctggggtgcaggccatcaggcgGAAGAACCtcggacgctcccagaaacagttccagttattaataaagagaagtttgtgctctcgacaccatgactgtaaccattcatttagtgcaaagagtctactaaacttctcagcccctcgctggtaagtgggaagaggtcctgacactatgatcctcgttgtgggtgatgtgctgcactgcctccaccaggatcctgaaatctcTTTAAGATCTCTGTTTGCCTCAGCCGGGTGTAGTTcgttttacaaaaagctaaccagtgtcaacattaaattctcgagtcatatcactctgacacacagctctgaaaagtgtcCTACACcagtagcatctgtaaggcttgatttctccgccacttccgtgagttctgcggctgcacagtgccgtctcactacTGTATTTTCAGATATGAGAcgcaccctgggtgaggggatgtaaaactttctataagaagcatcttatatacgcgaaaatacggtagtgagatggcgacgtggcaaaagccaacgttggtcatgcggatcgagataaacgacgttaagtggcaaatttttccccccttgtgctcgagataatAGGGTTCATCGACATAAAAGATCTGGTGTAGAATACCTGGGGGATTTGggggacatttacatttaacaatgtAAATTCCTGTGTTCACGTTTTCAAGGCCCAGTCTAAAAGgagtaagagaaaataaaacctgtcaattataacacatttttttttattattattacatttgactCTTCTGTTCCTCTAAATTTTGAAATGATGTCTACACCCCTGAATGTGTCAGTAATAACAATACAACTAACATAACAGTCTCCaaactactctgtcctctacaatcCACAAACTCACAATGTAATTGCTTCTGAccttctatacttctccatcaacattctcaaagcaaatattgcatctgtggtACCTCACATATCTCacaaatggtcacctcttctctcagtctggctttcactactctttcccataacttcatggtgtgactgatcaactttaggTCAAgtgaagtgtatttctatagcacttttcacaacagacattgtctcaaagcagcttaacagaaatcaacagtgaaggtgaatgatgtgtatttatccctgatgagcagccgtggcgactgtggcaaggaaaaactccttagatgttatgaggaagaaaccttgagaggaaccagactcaaaaggggaacccatcctcatttgggtacatcaagagtttgatcataaatctttcaacaatatagaacactgaagagtgagaactaacatgagcactggagtataagattataagtgatgttctttctgcagtcttctACATTCTTTATGGTtatggccaaacctcaggatggggagagaaagagaagcaatggagagaattagcgtagctgctgttcatgatattaacagcacaagttgataatgtgcatgtgatcagatgttctggagcacaaggttatgatgtgatgtgtgttatgtgtaggcgtgctaaaaagataagtttttaatctgcacttaaactgggagagtgtgtctgagccccgaacactgtcaggaagacagTGTCATTGTCATttcagagtttaggagctaaactCTGGAACAATCTTATGGACGTGACCTAAAGCTAAATCTTTAGGCCACGTCcataaatccctcaagttagcagttattaagcccctcatcatgaaacctaatttggatccaaacacgctatcaaattacagacccattttaaatctcccatttatgtctaagattttagaaaagattgtcactgcccagttctgttcccacttacaagagaacaatatctttgaagagttttagTCAGGTTATAGGCCccatctcatttacaatcaataaaaaataatcagtgcaagtgatctaatgtttaaaagaccaaactttagaactttttggtgtttgcttatcttgcatttttcagttttaactgcaataagattatttctggatcttgtgtatttaattcttggttttactacatgaggaatagatacggtttctataaactgggctgtgtgtgaacttgtaactatttgggttgttgtataaatgttctcatagtcgtaaatttcctgatgtcttaccagtcagatgttgtgaagtatcctagagatgttatctgatagcactgctgctccaactctgctggggtgcaggccatcagggcggaagaacctcggacgctcccagaaacagttccagttattaataaagagaagtttgtgctctcgacaccatgactgtaaccattcatttagtgcaaagagtctactaaacttctcagcccctcgctggtaagtgggaagaggtcctgacactatgatcctcgttgtgggtgatgtgctgcgtaccgtctccaccaggatcctgaaatctcTTTAAGATCTCTGTTTGCCTCAGCCGGGTGTAGTTCGTTCCgacatgaagaacaaccgctccgaAATTCTCGttcaggatcgcgggtacctgtgcagcgacatcgagaacacgagcaccagaaaaacagcgagtgtgcacttTACCTTTAGCTCCGGTAGCTCGGACATGCAGGCGATGGAATCTCCAAGAATCACAGTATGGCTTTCCGTCTATGGTTTCATCCACATCATGACCTGCTCCCATCCTGCTGCCacctaaaaagataaataaataacaacaatctgcacttactttatctttaataagagtttacagtaaatacatttacaaataaatacataaatacaatatgaaaataaataataaattggcaattcacacaacaaacaaattgaatacatttttcagtacacacacacacacacacacttgcatttaAATGGCTATctctctaatcacacttaattcctccaggattaattacaggttaggtgacctctaacctctcgtgtggtgctgatgttcctcctcagaagtccttctgctgtctgaagtctcagctccaccctcttcaggtcatcagacttcatcagggctgtcaattaaacacaacctatgtttatctacacttatgataccaggacgagaaaaaccctctgaagatgttcttcttaaaggcagcatttgtgctggtttagaaataaaactgcatcaagtctaccaaccaacacactgcttttacaccacaaacacaaacacttttctcttttctgatcagacgAGCTGCCATTTGTAATGTTCTTATACTAACAAATGAAACTCCCATCCACggtttcaggaagaaaatcagCACAGCTCAGTTTAGAGTCCTCCATAAGGCCTCCACTTCCTTTTGGCTCTAAAGTGAAGaaaacacagcaatgacttGAACAAAAAAGAACCTTTTTCAACTAGTATGacaaaacactttccttttttcagtcatgttctaTAGAAGATCTCACAGCTCACCATTTGTTTGCAGAGAAGCTgcaatatttctgcaaataataTGCGGCTCTTGCCACAGGAAGTAGTGGTTTGCTAAATTCACTGGAATTTACAAGAAatcaacaattaaaacaaacaccaacttcctttccagcaaaaaatgtatatgtaaagtctcaaatgtaactgtaaatacattaataattctcTCAAAGAGATTCCTCCTTCCCGAAGCACAGGATTAACGAGCTCCGCTATGTACTGCCATACATAAGGAATGTCAATCGCCATATCATCTGCTATCTCGAGGGTTTCTGAGAACCTGTGTAAACAGGGATAGGTAAGAAAATGGGggaaaagagagcaaaaaaaaaacacagacaaaagtcTTATTAAAGGATTCTGATTCTCTTATAAAATTCTCTGAAAATGACCAAATGTAAAAGCAAGCGTATTCATAATAATGCTAACAATAACCCCATTGGGTGTAAATATGTCATC belongs to Silurus meridionalis isolate SWU-2019-XX chromosome 4, ASM1480568v1, whole genome shotgun sequence and includes:
- the LOC124384646 gene encoding uncharacterized protein LOC124384646 isoform X2, with the translated sequence MKQTVDTWNDTGRWRQDTASVSSKQLVPCENSVSSKQLVPCEDSVSSKPFVPCEDSVSSKQLVPCEDSVSSKQLVSCEDSVSSKQLVLCEDSVSSKKKSLISLFPVQYLTSGLGISKIPVDDVLCIQ
- the LOC124384646 gene encoding putative protein TPRXL isoform X1, which encodes MISLMLCSILLLLTVIKRILEFSDGQKRFLLFLVEFQGRLELGDVLETQEDGDRTRHQSPPSSSSPVRTRSPLSSSSPVRTQSPPSHLSPVRTQFLPSSSSPVRTRSPPSSSSPVRTQSPPSSSSSVRTQSPPKKKVSSHSFLFSISPQDWGYQRFL